In Ruminiclostridium papyrosolvens DSM 2782, the following proteins share a genomic window:
- the tnpA gene encoding IS200/IS605 family transposase: MAIKQNNLAHTKWMCKYHIVFTPKYRRKVIYNQYKQSIREILKRLCNYKGVEIIEGHLMPDHIHMLVSIPPKISVSSFMGYLKGKSALMIFDMHANLKYKFGNRHFWAEGFYVSTVGLNEATIKKYIQEQEKHDIMVDKLSVKEYEDPFKG; the protein is encoded by the coding sequence ATGGCAATAAAACAAAATAATTTAGCACATACCAAATGGATGTGTAAGTATCATATTGTGTTCACTCCAAAGTATAGACGAAAAGTAATTTATAATCAATACAAGCAAAGTATAAGAGAAATATTAAAGAGACTGTGCAATTACAAGGGAGTTGAAATAATAGAAGGGCATCTAATGCCAGACCATATACACATGTTAGTAAGTATACCGCCTAAAATAAGTGTATCAAGTTTCATGGGATATCTAAAAGGAAAAAGTGCATTAATGATATTTGATATGCATGCAAACTTAAAATATAAGTTTGGAAATAGACACTTTTGGGCAGAGGGATTTTATGTGAGTACTGTAGGACTCAATGAGGCAACTATTAAGAAGTATATACAAGAGCAAGAAAAGCACGATATTATGGTAGATAAACTAAGCGTGAAAGAGTATGAAGACCCCTTTAAGGGGTAG
- a CDS encoding plasmid mobilization protein: MTPQEKEAILGRAKLAGRTASEFIIDTAVKRKIIVIDSLPEMVHKQIIWLFGTF; this comes from the coding sequence ATGACGCCTCAGGAAAAGGAGGCGATTCTCGGCAGAGCAAAACTGGCAGGCCGAACGGCCTCGGAATTTATAATAGACACGGCGGTGAAACGGAAAATCATCGTCATCGACAGTCTGCCGGAGATGGTACACAAGCAGATAATTTGGTTATTCGGTACTTTCTAA
- a CDS encoding ABC transporter ATP-binding protein, with translation MLRVSQIEKYYGSKNNVTKALDRVSFDVENGEFIAIMGASGSGKTTLLNCISTIDSVSAGNVYLDSENISEIPEEKLARFRREKLGFVFQDFNLLDTLTIEENIAITLTINEYPPEQVKEKVRSVARQLGIDDILSKFPYQVSGGQKQRCACARAMVFGQSLILADEPTGALDSKSSKNLLELMGKINRENGTTILMVTHDAFSASYAHRIIFLKDGRLFNELYHGDKPRREFFHEILDVLSVLGGDTDDAL, from the coding sequence ATGCTGAGAGTTTCACAGATTGAAAAATATTATGGCAGTAAAAATAACGTAACAAAAGCGCTGGATCGGGTCAGCTTTGATGTGGAGAACGGCGAATTCATTGCCATCATGGGTGCGTCTGGCTCGGGAAAGACCACACTACTCAATTGCATCTCCACAATTGACTCAGTAAGTGCGGGAAATGTATATCTGGACAGTGAGAACATCTCCGAAATACCGGAAGAAAAATTGGCGAGATTCCGCCGTGAAAAGCTCGGGTTTGTATTTCAGGACTTCAATCTGCTGGATACTTTGACTATTGAGGAAAATATCGCCATCACTCTGACGATAAACGAATATCCCCCTGAGCAAGTGAAGGAAAAAGTGAGAAGCGTTGCAAGGCAGCTTGGAATCGATGATATTCTTTCCAAATTTCCATATCAGGTATCGGGAGGTCAGAAGCAGCGCTGCGCCTGTGCCCGTGCTATGGTGTTCGGTCAGAGCCTGATTTTGGCCGACGAACCCACGGGAGCGCTGGACTCCAAATCCTCTAAAAACCTGCTGGAGTTGATGGGAAAAATCAACAGGGAAAACGGGACCACTATTCTGATGGTGACCCATGATGCGTTCAGTGCCAGCTACGCTCACCGCATTATCTTTTTGAAAGATGGGCGGCTTTTTAACGAACTGTATCATGGCGACAAGCCGCGCAGGGAATTTTTCCACGAGATTCTTGATGTGCTCTCCGTTCTGGGAGGTGACACAGACGATGCTCTCTAA
- a CDS encoding sensor histidine kinase, whose translation MKIGEFIHDRIMSLLLHLFCMLALSAFLLLTGTSWGVVFIILIVWATGLCAVTVAAYFRQRNHIRELKSIMDGLNQKYLFMECAPKPNDYFGRKIFELFKCSGKSMIEAVSNAEEKQRDYREYIENWVHEIKVPITAIELICENNKSETSRKIRSRLALIEGHVERALYYARLDCVEKDFIIRETSLAETVKKALSRYRFLLTQKNMRVETENLDKFVYTDGKWVEFMLGQFLSNAVKYRSASPVIRICAEESHGRTRLTIKDNGIGIPISELRRIFDKGFTGSNGRALGGSTGMGLYLCRKLAEALGVYLEADSRENEYTAIAICFPRPLSYENER comes from the coding sequence ATGAAGATTGGGGAGTTCATCCACGACCGGATTATGTCCCTGTTGCTGCACTTGTTTTGTATGCTAGCTCTTTCTGCCTTCCTGCTCCTCACAGGGACAAGCTGGGGAGTTGTTTTTATTATTCTGATTGTATGGGCAACCGGCCTTTGTGCAGTGACTGTGGCCGCTTATTTCAGGCAAAGGAATCACATTCGTGAGCTAAAGTCCATCATGGACGGTTTGAATCAAAAGTATCTCTTTATGGAATGTGCTCCCAAGCCAAATGATTATTTTGGGCGCAAAATCTTCGAGCTTTTCAAGTGCTCCGGAAAGTCGATGATCGAAGCCGTGTCTAATGCGGAGGAAAAGCAGCGGGATTACCGAGAATACATTGAAAACTGGGTGCATGAAATCAAGGTTCCCATTACGGCGATTGAACTCATCTGTGAAAACAATAAATCTGAAACCAGTCGGAAAATCCGTTCTCGGCTGGCGCTTATCGAAGGTCATGTGGAGCGTGCTCTTTACTATGCGAGGCTCGATTGCGTGGAGAAGGATTTTATTATACGGGAGACTTCCCTTGCAGAAACCGTTAAGAAGGCACTGTCGAGGTATCGCTTCTTACTGACACAGAAAAATATGCGAGTCGAAACTGAAAATTTGGACAAATTCGTTTATACCGACGGAAAATGGGTGGAATTTATGCTGGGACAGTTTTTATCAAACGCGGTCAAATACAGAAGTGCTTCACCGGTAATCCGCATCTGTGCGGAAGAATCTCACGGTAGAACAAGACTGACGATTAAAGATAATGGAATCGGTATTCCCATATCGGAGCTGCGGCGAATCTTCGACAAGGGCTTCACAGGCAGTAACGGCCGTGCGCTTGGAGGCTCTACGGGCATGGGGCTGTACCTTTGCCGAAAGCTTGCCGAAGCCCTGGGTGTATATCTGGAGGCTGATTCAAGAGAAAACGAATACACGGCGATTGCCATTTGCTTTCCGCGGCCGCTATCTTACGAAAATGAAAGATAG
- a CDS encoding DUF6076 domain-containing protein — MPYYLIEYLDEMLFFEFAEMLKNGQYFVLSDKRKRNFCDRPFEGKRTCKQVGAKLFFEKGVEADTFLLQYLIEYNKVYSRRYRAAGKYAGEQFKSWSAAASQARRDYVEGKISGVEMLARVRVD; from the coding sequence ATGCCCTATTACCTGATCGAATATCTGGATGAGATGCTGTTCTTTGAATTTGCCGAGATGCTCAAAAACGGGCAGTATTTCGTGCTGTCGGATAAGCGAAAGCGGAATTTTTGCGACAGACCGTTTGAGGGCAAGCGAACCTGCAAGCAAGTGGGAGCAAAGCTGTTTTTTGAAAAAGGCGTTGAAGCTGACACGTTTTTATTGCAATATCTCATCGAGTACAACAAGGTCTATTCCCGCCGATACCGAGCGGCGGGGAAATATGCCGGGGAGCAGTTCAAGTCTTGGTCTGCCGCCGCCAGTCAGGCCAGGCGTGACTATGTGGAGGGTAAAATCTCCGGGGTGGAAATGCTGGCAAGGGTACGAGTGGATTAA
- a CDS encoding response regulator transcription factor, which yields MAKILIVEDEKSISDELAILLQNAGYDTAVIEDFADTEAQIKKTMPDLVLLDIGLPGQDGYRICTELRKTSQIPVIFVTSRNTSMDELRALSLGGDDFISKPYDLPILLARIQALLRRSGQAEKDILTVNGLTLSLPNWEIEHNGQRADITKNEAKILSCLMKTPGKIVSRSDLIEYLWDNQVYIDDNTLSVNVTRLRGKLNNIGLPDYVKTKRGLGYKI from the coding sequence TTGGCTAAAATACTGATTGTAGAAGACGAAAAGAGCATAAGCGATGAGCTTGCCATTCTATTACAAAACGCGGGATACGATACGGCAGTCATTGAAGATTTTGCGGATACAGAGGCACAGATTAAAAAAACCATGCCCGATCTTGTTTTGCTAGATATTGGGCTGCCAGGACAGGATGGCTACCGTATCTGCACGGAACTTCGGAAAACCTCTCAGATCCCAGTTATCTTTGTCACCAGCAGGAACACCTCCATGGACGAGCTCAGAGCGCTGAGCCTCGGCGGCGACGATTTTATCTCCAAGCCATATGACCTGCCGATCCTGCTGGCCCGTATCCAGGCGCTTCTTCGCAGGAGCGGCCAGGCCGAAAAAGATATCTTGACGGTGAATGGACTGACCCTTTCGTTACCCAATTGGGAGATTGAACACAACGGGCAGCGTGCGGATATCACGAAAAACGAGGCAAAAATCCTGTCCTGCCTGATGAAAACACCCGGTAAAATCGTTTCCCGTTCCGACTTGATCGAATATCTCTGGGATAATCAGGTCTATATTGACGACAATACACTCAGCGTCAATGTCACGCGCCTGCGGGGCAAACTGAACAATATCGGACTGCCGGACTATGTTAAGACAAAGCGCGGATTGGGGTATAAAATATGA
- a CDS encoding RNA polymerase sigma factor has product MKLQSLRTDDCVGDVIKFYSNMVYRLAFARTGTRHDADEIFQEVFFRYIKKQPVFENEAHRKAWFIKVTVNCSKKLWGSAWKRKIIPLEETLQFETKEDIDLYNELQQLPAKYREVIHLFYYEDMTTEEIAKVLERKNTTVRTQLTRARVLLKNILKEDYDV; this is encoded by the coding sequence ATGAAGCTACAATCATTGCGTACGGATGATTGTGTTGGAGATGTCATAAAGTTCTATAGCAATATGGTATACCGCCTTGCCTTTGCACGAACAGGGACAAGACACGATGCTGACGAAATTTTTCAGGAAGTCTTTTTTCGGTATATAAAAAAACAGCCGGTTTTTGAAAATGAAGCCCACAGAAAAGCATGGTTTATCAAAGTAACTGTCAACTGTTCCAAAAAGCTGTGGGGTTCTGCATGGAAAAGAAAAATTATTCCTTTGGAAGAAACCCTGCAATTTGAAACAAAAGAAGACATAGATCTTTACAACGAATTACAGCAATTGCCTGCAAAATATCGAGAAGTCATTCATTTATTTTACTATGAAGATATGACTACTGAAGAAATCGCTAAAGTATTAGAGCGGAAGAACACCACGGTAAGAACTCAGCTTACCCGTGCAAGGGTACTACTCAAAAATATTCTGAAGGAGGATTACGATGTTTAA
- a CDS encoding ABC transporter permease: MLSKLSLRNAARQMKDYFIYFITIAIAASLIFAFNALVFSQEIRSLSKLLDTLPLMIGIASFVVVCIIGWLVFYTMRFMMKRRSREFGTYLLLGIERKRIVNLFFMENLIIGAVALLIGLLTGNLLYQGLRAMLLRLYEIQYHFSYVFSLSAALLTFVYFAVIFIVALFLNRRKIKKSKISDLIYMDQYNEKELAPDSKKRKKLFVASMTSGVAGIGLLITYDATLSLIGAFVIIFFLFTFYISFSSGIAAYFEKHERKKYGGNTLYVFRSLTSKVGSMGITLSVISILLTATLIAVGTGLSFNQLFMRNAELETAHSIYIGSEQATDFTDYRKYIDRNLNVKSEWQYNVYKLDSDSVTRYVGPYRDDFRAYDYDTIIAFSDYTKIRDMLGYQKVALPEGEYIIQCLDYLAKPLEQYNETVQIDDRTLVRGSVYHETFTQQSWNGNGSGFILVVPDEIAKTLPVSHSAYVAMTDVPVTTTEYKTLDTIRMDRHENNHDVGYDMIYSKEVVKEQNASLYAVIVFPLFYVALVLLIVSATVLAFQILSEMKSYQNQYATLHMLGADKKYLNNALRRQFAVYYVLPIFPAVVISSIFIFFLCMALDPGVFQGIAQIFLVVGATLAIFFSVFAIYIAASYVNLKRNVCRAHKDPSS, from the coding sequence ATGCTCTCTAAACTCTCTCTGCGCAATGCAGCCCGGCAGATGAAAGACTATTTTATTTACTTTATCACCATTGCCATTGCTGCCTCGCTGATCTTTGCCTTTAACGCCCTTGTTTTTTCGCAGGAAATAAGAAGCCTTTCCAAACTTCTGGACACCTTGCCTTTGATGATTGGCATCGCCAGCTTTGTAGTTGTGTGCATCATCGGCTGGCTTGTCTTTTACACCATGCGTTTTATGATGAAACGCCGCAGCCGGGAATTCGGCACTTACCTCTTACTTGGCATTGAGCGAAAAAGAATCGTTAACCTGTTTTTCATGGAAAACCTCATCATCGGGGCAGTGGCTCTGCTAATTGGTTTGCTCACCGGGAACCTCCTATATCAGGGGCTTCGGGCGATGCTGCTGCGCTTATATGAGATACAGTACCACTTCAGCTATGTGTTTTCCCTGTCCGCAGCGCTACTCACCTTTGTTTATTTTGCGGTGATCTTTATAGTGGCGCTTTTTTTGAATCGGAGAAAAATCAAGAAATCTAAAATTAGCGACCTGATTTATATGGATCAATATAATGAGAAAGAGCTTGCTCCCGACAGCAAAAAACGTAAGAAGCTCTTCGTCGCTTCGATGACGAGCGGAGTTGCCGGAATCGGACTGCTGATCACCTACGATGCAACGCTTAGCCTGATCGGGGCCTTTGTCATCATCTTTTTCCTGTTTACTTTTTACATCAGCTTTTCTTCTGGAATAGCGGCCTATTTTGAAAAGCATGAGAGGAAGAAGTACGGCGGTAATACTCTTTACGTCTTTCGCTCTCTTACGTCTAAGGTCGGCAGCATGGGAATTACGCTGTCGGTTATATCCATCTTGCTGACCGCAACGCTGATTGCAGTTGGGACCGGCTTGTCCTTCAACCAACTTTTTATGCGAAATGCGGAGCTTGAAACCGCTCACAGCATCTATATAGGCTCGGAACAAGCAACGGATTTTACCGATTACAGGAAATATATTGATAGGAATCTTAATGTAAAAAGCGAATGGCAGTACAATGTTTACAAGCTGGATAGCGACTCTGTAACCCGGTATGTCGGTCCTTACCGGGATGACTTCCGTGCCTATGATTACGATACCATAATAGCGTTTTCAGACTACACCAAAATCAGGGACATGCTTGGATATCAAAAAGTTGCGCTGCCTGAGGGAGAATATATCATCCAGTGTCTGGATTATCTTGCAAAGCCTTTAGAACAGTATAACGAAACTGTCCAAATCGACGACAGAACGCTGGTCAGGGGCTCGGTATATCACGAAACTTTTACCCAGCAGAGCTGGAATGGAAACGGCAGCGGTTTTATCCTTGTGGTTCCCGATGAAATCGCAAAAACGCTGCCGGTATCTCACAGTGCCTATGTAGCTATGACCGATGTTCCCGTAACCACGACTGAGTACAAGACGCTGGACACGATACGCATGGACCGGCATGAAAACAATCACGATGTCGGTTATGATATGATTTACTCCAAAGAAGTTGTGAAGGAGCAGAACGCGTCGTTATACGCGGTCATTGTCTTTCCGCTGTTTTATGTGGCGCTGGTGCTGCTGATCGTCTCGGCGACCGTTTTGGCGTTCCAGATCCTCAGCGAAATGAAAAGCTATCAGAACCAATATGCCACTCTACATATGCTTGGAGCTGATAAAAAGTATTTAAACAACGCGCTTCGCAGGCAGTTTGCAGTATATTACGTACTGCCCATATTTCCCGCTGTGGTAATCAGCAGTATCTTCATATTTTTTCTGTGCATGGCTTTAGACCCCGGTGTGTTTCAGGGTATCGCTCAGATTTTCCTTGTTGTCGGCGCAACGCTTGCCATATTCTTTTCGGTGTTTGCCATCTACATCGCAGCCTCGTATGTAAACTTAAAAAGAAACGTTTGCCGGGCGCATAAAGATCCTTCTTCATAA